The following proteins are encoded in a genomic region of Limosilactobacillus reuteri subsp. reuteri:
- a CDS encoding DUF4044 domain-containing protein, whose translation MQRKKKTRFQKITMVAIWLMLIAMLGSLIFGAVASLNLI comes from the coding sequence ATGCAGCGAAAAAAGAAAACTCGTTTCCAAAAAATTACCATGGTTGCTATTTGGCTCATGTTAATTGCAATGCTTGGTTCTTTAATTTTTGGAGCAGTTGCATCCTTAAACTTAATTTAG
- the mraZ gene encoding division/cell wall cluster transcriptional repressor MraZ, with protein sequence MLMGEFTHTIDSKGRLIIPAKFREQLGAHFIVTRGLDGCLFGYPLNEWAILEQKLKALPLTKRDARAFVRFLYSAATDCEIDKQGRINIPITLRTHASLEKKCVIVGVSNRLEIWSAERWNKFTSETADNFDEIAEDLNIDF encoded by the coding sequence GTGTTAATGGGAGAATTTACACACACTATTGATTCCAAAGGCCGACTAATTATTCCTGCCAAATTTCGAGAACAATTGGGGGCACACTTCATTGTTACTCGGGGGTTAGATGGATGTTTGTTTGGATATCCATTAAATGAATGGGCGATTTTAGAGCAAAAGCTAAAGGCGCTCCCATTAACAAAGCGTGATGCACGTGCATTTGTACGCTTTTTATATTCCGCTGCGACAGATTGCGAAATTGATAAACAAGGACGGATTAATATTCCGATAACATTACGAACTCATGCTTCACTTGAAAAGAAGTGTGTAATCGTTGGTGTGTCTAATCGTTTAGAAATCTGGAGCGCTGAACGGTGGAATAAATTTACAAGCGAAACAGCTGATAATTTTGATGAGATTGCTGAAGATCTTAATATTGATTTTTAA
- the rsmH gene encoding 16S rRNA (cytosine(1402)-N(4))-methyltransferase RsmH, with protein MAEFKHVTVLLKEAVAGLNVQPTGTYVDATLGGGGHTQAILQQLVDGHLYSFDQDQTAIDYNKEHLKTAIEQQKLTLVEDNFRNLKAELNSYNVKHVNGILYDLGVSSPQFDDAKRGFSYQHDAPLDMRMNQEQKLSAMEVVNEWPYERLVKILYRYGEEKFAKSIARKIEQRRKVAPIKTTFELVDVIKEGIPAAARRHGGHPAKKSFQAIRIAVNDELGALEESLEQALDLLDVGGRISVITFQSLEDRLVKTMFREKTSLSGDVPQGLPVIPAGMEPNFKLINKKPIVASDEELAANHRAHSAKLRIIEKIREGK; from the coding sequence ATGGCAGAATTTAAACATGTAACGGTACTTTTAAAGGAGGCCGTAGCAGGATTAAATGTGCAACCAACAGGTACCTACGTTGATGCAACATTAGGTGGTGGTGGTCATACGCAAGCTATTTTACAACAGCTCGTCGATGGCCACCTATATTCATTTGATCAAGATCAGACGGCAATTGATTACAATAAAGAACACTTGAAAACTGCAATAGAACAGCAAAAATTAACATTAGTTGAAGATAATTTCCGCAACTTAAAAGCGGAATTGAATAGCTATAATGTAAAACATGTTAATGGAATTTTATATGATTTAGGTGTTTCATCTCCACAGTTCGATGATGCTAAAAGAGGTTTTAGCTATCAGCATGACGCACCCTTAGACATGCGGATGAATCAGGAACAAAAATTGTCGGCAATGGAAGTTGTTAACGAATGGCCATATGAACGTCTCGTTAAGATTCTTTACCGATATGGAGAAGAAAAGTTTGCTAAGTCAATTGCTAGAAAGATTGAACAACGCCGAAAGGTAGCACCAATAAAGACGACATTTGAATTAGTTGATGTGATTAAAGAAGGAATTCCGGCAGCAGCTCGTCGTCATGGTGGTCATCCAGCGAAAAAGAGTTTTCAAGCTATTCGGATCGCAGTTAACGACGAATTAGGTGCTTTAGAGGAATCGTTAGAACAAGCATTAGACTTGTTAGATGTTGGGGGACGAATCAGTGTCATTACCTTCCAATCCCTAGAAGATCGGTTAGTAAAGACCATGTTTCGTGAAAAGACTTCATTAAGTGGGGATGTACCGCAGGGATTACCAGTAATACCAGCGGGAATGGAACCAAACTTCAAATTAATTAATAAAAAGCCGATTGTAGCTAGTGATGAAGAATTAGCGGCAAATCATCGTGCGCATAGTGCCAAGTTGAGGATAATCGAGAAAATTAGAGAAGGAAAGTGA
- the ftsL gene encoding cell division protein FtsL — MVSNAARQLAGEQQPQQAPRKKTYQQPKISPSPVRWSKFERSLVAVGSLITLCLMISLLSTKISINNQQRRLQDTQTQITKAKSSNTSLQQEIAELTTQSHLKSAAHKYGLSDKNSNVRNVNK, encoded by the coding sequence ATGGTTTCAAATGCGGCAAGGCAACTGGCGGGAGAGCAGCAACCGCAGCAAGCGCCAAGGAAAAAGACTTATCAACAACCAAAGATTTCTCCAAGTCCGGTTAGATGGTCAAAATTTGAAAGATCTTTAGTAGCAGTAGGAAGTTTAATCACACTGTGCTTGATGATTAGCTTACTTTCTACGAAAATTAGTATTAATAATCAGCAACGGCGCTTACAGGATACTCAAACTCAAATTACTAAGGCAAAAAGCAGTAATACAAGTTTGCAGCAGGAAATCGCTGAATTGACGACTCAATCGCATTTGAAATCAGCAGCACATAAATATGGATTATCAGATAAAAATTCAAATGTAAGGAACGTTAATAAATAA
- a CDS encoding penicillin-binding protein produces the protein MNKKPQRTKNRGHRENRGTFGKWLFLITVGLFTLFIVRFAYIAINKDVQHVNLRSQAEQIYTQQRIIQARRGDIYDSEGNPLATDTSKYTLYAVLDRTQKSSDGKPLYVKDRKKTAKVLSQYIDLTPKQIEKILKPKGQAYQVEFGNAGSNLSVSTMQKIKNRHLPGINFIATPARQYPEGEFASQIIGMATPKVKNDNGTEETNLVGQLGLEGYFNKQLTGINGLRKDKQDVYGYQIANSKQVTKKAINGDNIYTTLDSQTQHFLENKVNKVYKSSNANAMTAVVMEAKTGKIIAATQRPTLHAENNPVWRNMLVQDAYEPGSVMKILSLAAAIDTGHFNPNATFNSGTWTMGGGKITDWSSSGWGTISYKDAFDMSSNVGFAHVEQDMGAETWMKYIKRFGLLKKVNVIGMSNEVNGYTSFKGILAQANTAFGQGITVNVMQMMQAFSAIGNNGKMMKPYIVSKVVDGNSGKTIQKVKPKVVGQPIKASTAKKVLGYMQGVVYDQKGLGHDYQIKGYRIAGKTATAQIGGAHGYSTGDTNYLYSFAGMAPAKNPKYIMYVTLRQPQNLKKPATKQIASVFNPTMKMLLSQQKVAEKAKKKVITMPNVVGQASDEANKELSGKGMQVIVVGSGKKVKQQSAVPDEQVLTDQHVILDTGGEYKMPDISGWSSADVQQLAKVLKLKVKENGNGYVTQQSISPDTTIKRGTTLTVQYEAKN, from the coding sequence ATGAATAAGAAGCCACAACGAACGAAAAATAGGGGACATAGAGAAAACCGAGGGACCTTTGGCAAATGGCTCTTTCTAATCACGGTTGGATTGTTTACCTTGTTTATCGTTCGTTTTGCGTATATCGCAATAAATAAAGATGTTCAACATGTTAACTTACGGTCACAAGCGGAGCAAATTTATACCCAGCAGCGAATTATTCAAGCGCGACGGGGTGATATTTATGATTCAGAAGGAAACCCCTTGGCAACTGATACAAGTAAATATACCCTCTATGCTGTTTTAGATCGAACCCAAAAGTCTTCTGATGGTAAACCATTATATGTAAAAGATCGGAAAAAAACTGCCAAGGTACTATCACAGTATATTGATCTGACACCAAAGCAAATTGAAAAGATCCTTAAACCAAAGGGGCAAGCCTACCAAGTTGAATTTGGAAATGCTGGAAGCAACCTTTCTGTTTCAACGATGCAGAAGATCAAGAATCGGCACTTGCCAGGAATTAATTTTATTGCGACTCCAGCACGTCAATATCCAGAAGGCGAATTTGCTTCTCAAATAATTGGGATGGCAACTCCTAAAGTTAAAAATGATAATGGAACTGAAGAGACTAATTTAGTGGGCCAATTGGGCTTGGAAGGCTACTTTAATAAACAATTAACGGGAATAAATGGGTTGAGAAAAGATAAACAGGACGTCTATGGATACCAGATTGCTAATTCAAAGCAGGTAACTAAAAAAGCCATCAACGGTGATAATATCTACACTACCCTTGATTCACAAACCCAACATTTTCTCGAAAATAAAGTTAATAAAGTTTATAAAAGTTCTAACGCCAATGCAATGACTGCAGTTGTAATGGAAGCTAAAACAGGTAAAATTATTGCCGCTACGCAACGGCCAACTCTTCATGCAGAAAATAATCCTGTTTGGCGGAATATGTTAGTTCAAGATGCTTATGAACCAGGTTCGGTAATGAAAATTTTGTCATTAGCTGCTGCTATTGATACCGGACATTTTAATCCTAATGCGACCTTTAATTCGGGAACATGGACTATGGGTGGCGGAAAAATCACTGATTGGTCAAGTTCTGGCTGGGGAACAATTTCCTATAAAGATGCTTTTGATATGTCTAGTAATGTTGGGTTTGCTCATGTAGAACAAGACATGGGAGCAGAGACATGGATGAAGTACATTAAACGATTTGGCCTGTTAAAAAAAGTTAATGTTATTGGAATGAGTAACGAGGTTAATGGTTATACTTCATTCAAAGGGATTCTTGCTCAGGCAAATACCGCTTTTGGACAGGGAATTACTGTAAATGTTATGCAGATGATGCAAGCGTTCAGTGCTATTGGCAATAATGGTAAAATGATGAAGCCTTACATTGTTAGCAAAGTTGTAGATGGTAATAGCGGAAAGACGATTCAAAAGGTCAAGCCTAAAGTTGTTGGACAACCAATAAAAGCATCGACAGCGAAAAAGGTCCTTGGTTACATGCAAGGCGTTGTTTACGACCAAAAGGGCCTTGGCCACGATTACCAAATTAAGGGTTACCGAATTGCTGGAAAGACCGCAACTGCACAAATTGGTGGTGCTCATGGTTATTCAACTGGTGATACAAACTACCTTTACTCCTTTGCCGGGATGGCACCAGCTAAAAACCCAAAGTATATTATGTATGTTACCCTTCGCCAACCGCAAAACCTTAAAAAACCAGCAACCAAACAAATTGCCAGCGTCTTTAATCCGACAATGAAAATGTTGTTGAGCCAACAAAAAGTTGCAGAAAAGGCCAAGAAAAAGGTTATTACAATGCCTAATGTTGTTGGTCAAGCAAGCGATGAAGCTAATAAAGAATTATCAGGTAAAGGAATGCAGGTAATTGTTGTAGGTTCTGGCAAGAAAGTTAAACAACAATCAGCAGTTCCAGACGAACAAGTGTTAACAGATCAACATGTTATTCTTGATACTGGTGGCGAGTATAAAATGCCGGATATTTCTGGATGGAGTTCTGCGGATGTTCAACAATTAGCTAAGGTTCTTAAGCTAAAAGTAAAAGAAAATGGAAACGGCTATGTTACTCAGCAAAGTATTTCCCCTGATACAACTATTAAGCGTGGAACGACTTTAACCGTTCAATATGAAGCTAAAAACTAG
- the mraY gene encoding phospho-N-acetylmuramoyl-pentapeptide-transferase, with translation MNFLSAVLTILSSFLITFLLMPSLIKYFRAKKEGQQIRKEGPTWHAKKAGTPTMGGLLFIFSAVVTILWVAAWQGLITNTLWALLFVLVVYGLIGMWDDSIKIFHHQNEGFKPWQKALCQVLAAMVFTVIYQHEGFQMGFGTTQIGWLYGLFIIFWIVGFSNAVNLTDGLDGLVSGLSIISFAAYLIIALVNLNQPGYPEIALFCLAMIGTLLGFFPYNHKPAKIFMGDMGSLAIGASLAAVSLLLHHEWSLLVIGIVYVCETASVILQVASFKTTGKRIFKMTPIHHHFEMSGWSEWKIDIVFWLVGLVAAIIAVTTILLVG, from the coding sequence ATGAATTTCTTAAGTGCAGTTTTGACTATTCTTAGTTCATTCTTAATTACGTTTTTATTAATGCCCTCGTTAATTAAATATTTTCGGGCAAAAAAAGAAGGTCAGCAGATTCGTAAAGAAGGTCCTACCTGGCATGCTAAAAAGGCTGGGACGCCAACAATGGGAGGATTATTATTCATCTTCTCTGCAGTAGTAACGATTTTGTGGGTTGCTGCTTGGCAAGGATTGATTACGAATACGCTGTGGGCACTTCTCTTTGTCCTGGTTGTTTATGGCTTAATTGGGATGTGGGATGATAGTATTAAAATCTTTCACCATCAAAATGAAGGCTTTAAACCATGGCAAAAGGCGCTATGCCAGGTATTAGCAGCAATGGTCTTTACTGTTATTTACCAGCATGAAGGTTTTCAAATGGGCTTTGGAACAACGCAAATTGGTTGGCTTTACGGTTTGTTTATTATTTTTTGGATCGTCGGCTTTTCAAATGCTGTTAATTTAACTGATGGACTTGATGGCTTGGTAAGCGGCCTTTCCATTATTTCTTTTGCGGCTTATCTAATCATTGCGTTGGTAAATCTCAATCAACCAGGTTATCCGGAAATTGCTCTTTTCTGTTTAGCAATGATCGGAACTTTACTAGGTTTCTTCCCTTATAATCATAAGCCCGCTAAGATTTTTATGGGTGATATGGGATCTTTAGCAATTGGAGCATCCTTAGCCGCTGTTTCATTGTTATTACATCATGAATGGTCATTATTAGTAATTGGAATCGTTTATGTTTGTGAAACTGCTAGTGTCATTCTTCAAGTGGCTTCATTCAAAACAACTGGTAAACGAATTTTTAAGATGACCCCAATCCACCATCATTTTGAAATGAGCGGGTGGAGTGAATGGAAAATTGATATTGTGTTTTGGCTTGTAGGGTTAGTGGCTGCAATTATTGCTGTTACAACAATCTTATTAGTTGGTTAG
- the murD gene encoding UDP-N-acetylmuramoyl-L-alanine--D-glutamate ligase, which produces MKKIDEYQGKKVLVMGFGISGINAAHLLVKLGANVTANDKATPKNNDIVDDLEADGIKVITGDNPISLANEGFDVVVKNPGIPYDNPLVAAFVKQGTPIITEAELGWQIFDGHLVSVTGSNGKTTTTTLTQLMIAENAKHQVKYAGNIGISFSKIAEDLGPDDTLVTELSSFQLLGAPTIHPHIAIITNIFSNHLDYHKTRENYINAKLNITRNQTKDDFLVINWDRDEWQKIAQRSQATIVPFSRLNKSHEGSYVEDGMIYWRGQEVMPTKDIRLIGPQNVENALAAIAAAKLSGVTNDAIKKVLTTFSGVRHRLQYVMEYQERLFYNDSKSTDIEATEVALQGFDRPVILLAGGLDRGYTFERLVPYFKKHVKAMIVFGECKDKMKDAGNQAGVPVVESENAITAVPEAWKLSEPGDVILLSPANASWDQFPSFEVRGDKFIEAVEELTGKKEQ; this is translated from the coding sequence ATGAAAAAAATTGATGAATATCAAGGTAAAAAAGTTCTTGTAATGGGTTTCGGAATTAGCGGAATTAATGCAGCCCACTTATTGGTAAAACTTGGTGCAAATGTTACCGCTAATGATAAAGCAACTCCTAAAAATAATGATATTGTTGATGATTTAGAAGCTGATGGAATCAAGGTAATTACTGGTGATAATCCCATTTCATTAGCTAATGAAGGTTTCGATGTTGTAGTAAAAAATCCTGGAATTCCTTATGATAATCCATTAGTGGCTGCATTTGTTAAGCAAGGGACACCCATTATTACGGAAGCAGAACTAGGATGGCAAATTTTTGATGGTCACCTTGTAAGTGTAACCGGAAGTAATGGGAAGACTACCACAACGACTTTAACTCAACTAATGATTGCTGAAAATGCAAAACATCAAGTAAAATATGCAGGTAATATTGGAATTTCCTTTAGTAAAATTGCTGAGGATTTAGGACCAGACGACACATTGGTCACAGAATTATCTAGTTTCCAATTATTAGGAGCACCGACAATTCATCCGCATATTGCAATTATTACTAACATTTTTTCTAACCATTTAGACTATCATAAGACACGAGAAAACTATATTAATGCAAAGCTTAATATTACCCGGAACCAAACCAAGGATGATTTCTTAGTTATTAACTGGGATCGTGATGAATGGCAGAAGATTGCCCAGCGTAGTCAAGCTACCATTGTGCCATTTTCTCGTCTTAATAAGAGTCATGAAGGATCTTATGTAGAAGATGGAATGATTTACTGGCGTGGGCAAGAAGTTATGCCAACCAAGGATATTCGATTGATCGGTCCCCAAAATGTAGAAAATGCGTTGGCAGCAATTGCAGCGGCAAAATTAAGTGGTGTTACAAATGATGCAATAAAGAAAGTTTTAACAACATTTAGTGGAGTCCGTCACCGCTTACAATATGTGATGGAATACCAAGAACGGCTTTTCTACAATGATTCAAAATCAACAGATATTGAAGCCACGGAGGTTGCCTTACAAGGTTTTGATCGTCCAGTAATTCTTTTGGCAGGTGGCCTTGATCGTGGTTATACCTTTGAACGGTTGGTTCCTTACTTTAAGAAGCACGTCAAGGCAATGATTGTTTTTGGTGAATGTAAAGATAAAATGAAGGATGCGGGAAATCAAGCTGGGGTTCCAGTAGTTGAAAGTGAAAATGCAATTACTGCGGTACCAGAAGCATGGAAGTTGAGTGAACCAGGAGATGTCATTCTCCTCTCGCCTGCTAATGCTAGTTGGGACCAATTCCCGAGCTTTGAAGTTCGTGGTGATAAATTTATTGAAGCAGTTGAAGAATTAACAGGAAAGAAGGAACAGTAA
- the murG gene encoding undecaprenyldiphospho-muramoylpentapeptide beta-N-acetylglucosaminyltransferase — protein MRLLVSGGGTGGHIYPALALIERLKQVEPDTEVLYVGTTRGLENKIVPDAGIELETMHMQGFKRSLSLENFKTIYLFLNSVHHAKKIISEFKPDVVLGTGGYVSGAVLYAAAKKHIPTVIHEQNSVVGVTNKFLSRYVDQIAIAFEAARSQFPADKVTMAGNPRAQQVAAKKDSDFSWTRYDLKDDVPTLMIFGGSQGAPKINKTVVDAIPEFNKRPYQVIFATGQKRYDDVKKQLAEGNIKPADNVKVVPYIKDMPAKMPRVAALVSRAGATTIAEVTALGVPTILIPSPYVTANHQVKNAQALVKNNAGLMITEDKLDARALLTQADKIMEDEEVRKEMAHAAEKMGRPDAADRLIKILHKAIDEHEK, from the coding sequence ATGCGGTTATTGGTATCAGGTGGTGGAACTGGTGGTCATATCTACCCGGCATTAGCATTAATCGAACGCTTAAAGCAGGTTGAGCCAGATACTGAAGTGTTATATGTTGGAACAACTCGTGGCCTTGAAAATAAAATTGTACCGGATGCCGGAATTGAGCTTGAAACAATGCATATGCAGGGCTTTAAGCGTTCTCTTTCTCTTGAAAATTTTAAGACAATCTATCTTTTTTTAAACTCTGTCCATCATGCTAAAAAAATTATTAGTGAGTTTAAGCCTGATGTTGTTTTAGGGACGGGAGGATATGTAAGTGGAGCTGTCCTATATGCTGCCGCAAAGAAACATATCCCAACCGTAATTCATGAACAGAATAGCGTTGTTGGCGTAACAAACAAGTTTTTAAGTCGCTATGTTGATCAAATTGCAATTGCATTTGAAGCTGCACGCAGTCAATTTCCCGCTGATAAAGTTACAATGGCAGGTAATCCTCGTGCTCAACAGGTAGCAGCTAAAAAAGACAGTGACTTTTCATGGACAAGATATGACTTGAAAGATGATGTTCCAACTTTAATGATTTTTGGAGGAAGCCAAGGAGCACCGAAAATCAATAAGACAGTTGTCGACGCTATTCCAGAGTTCAATAAGCGTCCTTATCAGGTTATCTTTGCAACTGGTCAAAAACGGTACGATGATGTAAAGAAGCAACTAGCAGAAGGTAATATTAAACCAGCTGATAATGTTAAAGTTGTTCCTTACATTAAAGATATGCCGGCTAAAATGCCTCGGGTAGCGGCTTTGGTATCGCGAGCAGGTGCAACCACCATTGCTGAGGTAACAGCACTCGGAGTTCCTACGATTCTAATTCCTAGTCCGTATGTTACCGCTAACCACCAAGTAAAGAATGCTCAAGCTTTAGTTAAGAATAATGCCGGTCTAATGATTACTGAAGACAAATTAGATGCCCGGGCATTACTGACTCAAGCAGATAAGATTATGGAAGATGAAGAAGTACGTAAAGAAATGGCTCATGCTGCTGAAAAGATGGGACGGCCAGATGCTGCTGATAGACTAATTAAGATCTTGCATAAGGCAATTGACGAACATGAAAAATAA
- a CDS encoding cell division protein FtsQ/DivIB, whose protein sequence is MLDDRSAIEHHKYSQRLTELEKRSAAAQQRQQQRKPSKTHVGNKIRGIKIKRYVSNGERVLKLVVLFSVILLFMLYIISPLSKITTLHVTGNHDLTKEQVEKNTNIYPGRFIWGVYLARHQLTKQAIRKNPQIKDLRIKVTGPQSLQISVKENALLGTAVMDNDTYAVLADGQLQRTKNADNGIAYKRFDGHKKVLATTAAQLGKLKPAIRNGISSVSYQPTKDYPDRVIIYMRDGNTVYGDLNTIGDKMGYYPAIAASMKNKGIIDLQVGAYSYDYGSKDK, encoded by the coding sequence ATGTTGGATGATAGATCAGCAATTGAGCATCATAAATATTCACAGCGGCTAACTGAATTAGAAAAGCGAAGTGCTGCTGCTCAACAGCGACAACAGCAAAGAAAGCCTTCGAAAACTCATGTTGGTAATAAGATTCGCGGGATTAAGATTAAGCGCTATGTTTCTAATGGCGAGCGAGTCTTAAAATTAGTTGTATTATTCAGTGTTATTCTCCTCTTTATGCTTTATATTATTTCTCCCTTGAGTAAAATTACCACGCTTCATGTAACTGGTAATCATGATTTAACTAAAGAACAAGTAGAAAAAAATACAAATATTTATCCAGGACGGTTTATTTGGGGCGTTTATCTTGCTCGTCATCAACTCACTAAACAAGCTATTCGCAAAAATCCTCAAATAAAAGATTTAAGGATCAAGGTAACCGGTCCCCAGTCTCTGCAAATATCTGTAAAAGAAAATGCGCTTTTAGGAACAGCGGTGATGGATAATGATACATACGCTGTCTTAGCTGACGGCCAATTACAGCGAACAAAAAATGCTGATAATGGTATTGCTTATAAACGTTTTGATGGTCATAAAAAAGTTCTTGCTACAACGGCCGCTCAGTTAGGAAAGTTGAAACCAGCAATAAGAAATGGTATTTCAAGTGTGAGTTATCAACCTACTAAAGATTATCCAGATCGCGTTATTATTTATATGCGTGATGGTAATACAGTTTATGGCGACTTAAATACTATCGGGGATAAAATGGGATATTACCCTGCAATTGCAGCAAGTATGAAAAATAAGGGAATTATAGATCTTCAAGTCGGAGCTTATTCTTATGATTATGGATCTAAGGATAAATGA
- the ftsA gene encoding cell division protein FtsA, whose amino-acid sequence MNNSEVYVGLDIGTTSIKALVCESVKGQLKVIGVGVERSAGLNRGVIVDIDKTAQAISAAVAQAEEKSNVEIQSVVVGLPANYLQMQRVHGMITIATRGQSREIVNQDVIDVAREALTQSIPPEREIIDLIPTEFTVDGFSGIKDPRGMVGVRLEMKATLYTGPKTIIHNTKKAVQQAGYDIKDFVITPIATDFNLLNDGEQDFGTVVIDLGGGQTTTSIIHDHQLKYTYVDPEGGKYITKDISTVMNTSLKNAEQLKLNHGYAMASLADEDVQVDVDVVGQNDPVQYSEQYLSEIIEARVRQIFDRIQDKLKAIHAPELPGGVVLIGGVAALPGVKELAEQYFTGNIKVNVPEQMGIRHPRYAVSLALGMYENQLSDIDRLIKQTVQRIDTIKSPHEEKGQTVNQPRQQWTEKSDKLQRSQREAQQQPVTEEPAPKKKKQNGLSNRFKNIFNNLFD is encoded by the coding sequence ATGAATAATTCAGAAGTATACGTTGGATTAGATATTGGAACCACCTCGATCAAGGCACTGGTGTGTGAAAGTGTTAAGGGTCAGTTGAAAGTTATTGGTGTTGGTGTAGAACGATCGGCAGGATTAAACCGAGGAGTTATTGTCGACATTGATAAAACCGCCCAGGCAATTTCAGCGGCGGTAGCACAGGCCGAGGAAAAGTCCAACGTAGAGATTCAAAGTGTTGTAGTTGGCTTACCGGCAAATTACTTACAAATGCAACGAGTACATGGTATGATTACGATTGCAACAAGAGGACAATCAAGAGAGATTGTTAACCAAGACGTAATTGACGTTGCTCGTGAAGCGTTGACGCAAAGTATTCCCCCCGAGCGGGAAATAATTGATTTAATTCCAACAGAATTTACTGTTGATGGCTTTTCTGGTATTAAGGACCCCCGTGGAATGGTTGGTGTCCGTTTAGAAATGAAGGCCACCTTGTATACAGGACCTAAGACCATTATTCATAATACAAAAAAGGCAGTTCAACAGGCGGGATATGACATTAAAGATTTTGTTATTACGCCGATCGCAACAGACTTTAATCTCCTTAATGATGGAGAGCAAGATTTTGGTACTGTTGTTATTGATTTAGGTGGTGGTCAAACAACAACCAGTATTATTCATGATCATCAATTAAAGTATACTTATGTTGATCCTGAAGGTGGAAAATACATTACTAAAGATATTTCTACGGTCATGAATACATCATTAAAAAACGCCGAGCAACTTAAGCTAAATCATGGATATGCTATGGCATCCTTAGCCGATGAAGATGTTCAAGTTGACGTTGATGTTGTTGGCCAAAATGATCCTGTCCAATATTCAGAGCAGTATTTATCAGAAATAATTGAAGCACGAGTACGGCAAATTTTTGATCGTATTCAGGATAAACTTAAGGCTATTCATGCCCCTGAATTACCGGGAGGAGTAGTTTTGATTGGTGGAGTGGCTGCTCTGCCAGGAGTTAAGGAACTTGCTGAACAGTACTTTACTGGTAATATTAAGGTGAATGTTCCAGAACAAATGGGCATTCGTCACCCTCGTTATGCGGTTAGTTTAGCTTTGGGGATGTATGAAAATCAGTTATCAGATATTGATCGATTAATTAAGCAAACTGTTCAACGAATTGATACGATTAAGAGTCCTCATGAAGAAAAAGGACAAACTGTTAATCAGCCACGTCAACAATGGACTGAAAAATCTGATAAATTACAACGTTCACAGCGAGAAGCACAGCAGCAACCAGTTACTGAAGAGCCAGCGCCAAAGAAGAAAAAGCAAAACGGGCTAAGTAATCGGTTTAAAAACATTTTTAATAATTTATTTGACTAA